A window from Euwallacea fornicatus isolate EFF26 chromosome 27, ASM4011564v1, whole genome shotgun sequence encodes these proteins:
- the Cep97 gene encoding centrosomal protein of 97 kDa isoform X1 — MGKGEEFLDLSNTKIRKLNKCRPNECQITELVLDDNELQRLDNIDSFVKLEKLSVCRNQLLRMYGVCRLHNLHTLNLSNNGILMIEGLKELIGLKWLCLSGNSVKTIEHLNTNINLEHLDLSENSITHVSDLSFLKNLKNLFLHKNKINHLGQCDRFLPASLTTLTLANNNIGDLNEISRLGHLVNLTKISIANNPCVNMTGSNIGFDYRPFVINWCLNVNVIDDYVVDAIESLRAEWLYSQGRGRNFRIGDQRELVNYLATVCPLTGETLETEEDRKLRLILSKAQHHQQQLREQSSNSSPQPSPASKKRMQQNRNSPRLNSSRASSRIKSPDRMSLSCYNILTGSGDHDNSSIMTQSLDASILRQSIAKNMTESLSNFPTPDRLRDAAPINSPLQAVTKMVPVPESLMSPDYRPPPLIEKMNRTQKTQVSSNSPTKVKQTEVVRSPKFNRVSSSSSRSQISESGRKDRGTPSPNRQRKIVDSNLRREVNKKPSILRAKSPSSEDESELYDSKLERIQLKAEERRMQKDFENSNEKVTPAAICIQKMWRGYYTRNKDKDVQEMFRVLQNQRANSYIQKLSSDMETTKAALESERKIQMLQTEAISALWKKVSSLHTVNPDGSSCSLNMTNLAPNNSEVVRELAQTCSVLQEQIQQLQYSMQDILRVMSMFNQKAAIGQQLTDNGIATQTEIVAVHTPQGEAGKIFPFQKQHLQQSRPSSLPLPVSQRKKENVETGQVNKELRQFAGTLVDGVIRTVSENVDTQEPQSAEPEPKEDYTVEDAENEDSNISVEET; from the exons ATGG GGAAAGGAGAGGAGTTCTTGGATCtgtcaaacacaaaaattagGAAGCTGAATAAGTGTAGACCCAATGAGTGTCAAATCACAGAATTGGTGCTCGATGATAATGAACTTCAAAGACTAGAtaatattgactcatttgtGAAATTGGAAAAG CTCTCTGTTTGTCGTAATCAACTCCTGCGTATGTATGGTGTCTGCCGGCTTCACAACTTGCACACTTTAAACCTCAGCAACAATGGAATTCTCATGATTGAAGGGCTAAAGGAGCTTATTGGGCTTAAATGGCTTTGTCTGTCGGGCAACAGCGTTAAG ACCATTGAGCATTTAAATACTAACATCAACTTAGAACATTTGGATTTGTCAGAGAACAGCATTACACACGTCAGTGATCTTTCATTTCTTAAGaatttaaag aatttgtttttacataaaaataaaataaatcatttaggACAATGTGACCGCTTCTTGCCAGCAAGTCTAACAACACTAACCCTAGCTAATAATAATATTGgggatttaaatgaaatttctagGCTTGGACACCTAGTCAATTTAACCAAAATATCAATTGCTAATAATCCTTGTGTCAATATGACTGGCAGTAACAT AGGTTTTGACTATAGACCCTTTGTCATAAACTGGTGCTTAAATGTTAATGTAATTGACGACTATGTTGTGGATGCCATTGAAAG TTTAAGGGCAGAGTGGTTATATTCTCAAGGCAGgggaagaaattttagaattggTGACCAAAGAGAACTTGTCAACTACTTAGCCACTGTCTGTCCTTTAACAGGAGAGACACTGGAAACTGAGGAGGACAGGAAGTTAAGATTAATCCTAAGCAAGGCTCAACATCATCAACAACAGCTAAGAGAACAATCTTCTAACT CTTCACCGCAACCATCCCCTGCCAGCAAAAAGAGAATGCAGCAAAATAGAAATTCGCCTAGATTAAATT CTTCCCGAGCCTCAAGTCGTATTAAATCTCCCGATCGAATGTCTCTGAGTTGTTACAATATTTTAACCGGTAGCGGAGATCATGATAACAGTTCTATAATGACGCAAAGTTTGGACGCTTCAATATTGAGACAGAGTATTGCGAAAAATATGACAGAGTCGTTGAGCAATTTTCCCACACCTGACAGACTTCGAG ATGCAGCGCCGATAAACAGTCCGTTGCAGGCAGTGACTAAAATGGTTCCAGTACCGGAAAGTCTTATGAGTCCCGATTACAGACCTCCgcctttaattgaaaaaatgaacagaACGCAAAAGACGCAGGTTTCTAGCAATTCACCCACCAAAGTAAAGCAAACTGAAGTTGTTCGGTCACCTAAGTTCAATAGGGTGTCTTCATCATCCTCAAGGTCACAGATCAGTGAGAGTGGAAGGAAAGATCGTGGAACACCATCTCCTAACaggcaaagaaaaattgtggATTCTAATTTGAG aagaGAAGTGAACAAGAAACCTTCAATTTTGCGGGCCAAATCTCCCAGCAGTGAAGATGAGTCTGAGTTATATGATTCGAAGCTTGAAAGAATTCAATTGAAAGCTGAGGAACGAAG GATGCAAAAAGACTTTGAAAACAGTAATGAGAAAGTTACTCCAGCTGCAATAtgtattcaaaaaatgtggCGAGGATATTATACAAGAAATAAGGATAAGGATGTTCAAGAGATGTTTAGAGTCTTACAGAATCAGCGCGCCAACAGTTACATTCa AAAACTCTCTTCTGATATGGAAACAACTAAGGCAGCTTTGGAGAGCGAAcgcaaaattcaaatgttgCAAACGGAGGCGATTAGTGCtttgtggaaaaaagtttcatcACTACACACTGTAAATCCTGACGGTAGTTCATGCAGCCTTAACATGACGAATTTGGCACCGAATAACTCCGAAGTGGTTCGAGAATTGGCTCAAACCTGTTCGGTTTTGCAAGAGCAG ATTCAACAACTTCAATACTCCATGCAAGACATCTTACGGGTAATGTCAATGTTTAATCAAAAGGCCGCCATTGGGCAACAATTAACTGACAACGGAATTGCTACGCAAACCGAAATCGTTGCCGTTCATACTCCTCAG ggGGAGGCAGggaaaatttttcctttccaAAAGCAGCATTTGCAGCAGTCACGACCTTCTTCTTTGCCATTGCCTGTCagccaaagaaaaaaggagAATGTTGAAACTGGACAAGTAAATAAAGAATTGCGTCAGTTTGCCGGAACATTGGTCGATGGTGTTATACGAACTGTATCTGAAAACGTTGACACACAg GAACCACAATCGGCAGAACCAGAACCGAAAGAAGATTACACGGTTGAAGACGCTGAAAACGAAGACAGTAATATTTCTGTCGAGGAAACGTAG
- the Cep97 gene encoding centrosomal protein of 97 kDa isoform X3, translating into MGKGEEFLDLSNTKIRKLNKCRPNECQITELVLDDNELQRLDNIDSFVKLEKLSVCRNQLLRMYGVCRLHNLHTLNLSNNGILMIEGLKELIGLKWLCLSGNSVKTIEHLNTNINLEHLDLSENSITHVSDLSFLKNLKNLFLHKNKINHLGQCDRFLPASLTTLTLANNNIGDLNEISRLGHLVNLTKISIANNPCVNMTGSNIGFDYRPFVINWCLNVNVIDDYVVDAIESLRAEWLYSQGRGRNFRIGDQRELVNYLATVCPLTGETLETEEDRKLRLILSKAQHHQQQLREQSSNSSPQPSPASKKRMQQNRNSPRLNSSRASSRIKSPDRMSLSCYNILTGSGDHDNSSIMTQSLDASILRQSIAKNMTESLSNFPTPDRLRDAAPINSPLQAVTKMVPVPESLMSPDYRPPPLIEKMNRTQKTQVSSNSPTKVKQTEVVRSPKFNRVSSSSSRSQISESGRKDRGTPSPNRQRKIVDSNLRREVNKKPSILRAKSPSSEDESELYDSKLERIQLKAEERRMQKDFENSNEKVTPAAICIQKMWRGYYTRNKDKDVQEMFRVLQNQRANSYIQKLSSDMETTKAALESERKIQMLQTEAISALWKKVSSLHTVNPDGSSCSLNMTNLAPNNSEVVRELAQTCSVLQEQIQQLQYSMQDILRVMSMFNQKAAIGQQLTDNGIATQTEIVAVHTPQVKNCYF; encoded by the exons ATGG GGAAAGGAGAGGAGTTCTTGGATCtgtcaaacacaaaaattagGAAGCTGAATAAGTGTAGACCCAATGAGTGTCAAATCACAGAATTGGTGCTCGATGATAATGAACTTCAAAGACTAGAtaatattgactcatttgtGAAATTGGAAAAG CTCTCTGTTTGTCGTAATCAACTCCTGCGTATGTATGGTGTCTGCCGGCTTCACAACTTGCACACTTTAAACCTCAGCAACAATGGAATTCTCATGATTGAAGGGCTAAAGGAGCTTATTGGGCTTAAATGGCTTTGTCTGTCGGGCAACAGCGTTAAG ACCATTGAGCATTTAAATACTAACATCAACTTAGAACATTTGGATTTGTCAGAGAACAGCATTACACACGTCAGTGATCTTTCATTTCTTAAGaatttaaag aatttgtttttacataaaaataaaataaatcatttaggACAATGTGACCGCTTCTTGCCAGCAAGTCTAACAACACTAACCCTAGCTAATAATAATATTGgggatttaaatgaaatttctagGCTTGGACACCTAGTCAATTTAACCAAAATATCAATTGCTAATAATCCTTGTGTCAATATGACTGGCAGTAACAT AGGTTTTGACTATAGACCCTTTGTCATAAACTGGTGCTTAAATGTTAATGTAATTGACGACTATGTTGTGGATGCCATTGAAAG TTTAAGGGCAGAGTGGTTATATTCTCAAGGCAGgggaagaaattttagaattggTGACCAAAGAGAACTTGTCAACTACTTAGCCACTGTCTGTCCTTTAACAGGAGAGACACTGGAAACTGAGGAGGACAGGAAGTTAAGATTAATCCTAAGCAAGGCTCAACATCATCAACAACAGCTAAGAGAACAATCTTCTAACT CTTCACCGCAACCATCCCCTGCCAGCAAAAAGAGAATGCAGCAAAATAGAAATTCGCCTAGATTAAATT CTTCCCGAGCCTCAAGTCGTATTAAATCTCCCGATCGAATGTCTCTGAGTTGTTACAATATTTTAACCGGTAGCGGAGATCATGATAACAGTTCTATAATGACGCAAAGTTTGGACGCTTCAATATTGAGACAGAGTATTGCGAAAAATATGACAGAGTCGTTGAGCAATTTTCCCACACCTGACAGACTTCGAG ATGCAGCGCCGATAAACAGTCCGTTGCAGGCAGTGACTAAAATGGTTCCAGTACCGGAAAGTCTTATGAGTCCCGATTACAGACCTCCgcctttaattgaaaaaatgaacagaACGCAAAAGACGCAGGTTTCTAGCAATTCACCCACCAAAGTAAAGCAAACTGAAGTTGTTCGGTCACCTAAGTTCAATAGGGTGTCTTCATCATCCTCAAGGTCACAGATCAGTGAGAGTGGAAGGAAAGATCGTGGAACACCATCTCCTAACaggcaaagaaaaattgtggATTCTAATTTGAG aagaGAAGTGAACAAGAAACCTTCAATTTTGCGGGCCAAATCTCCCAGCAGTGAAGATGAGTCTGAGTTATATGATTCGAAGCTTGAAAGAATTCAATTGAAAGCTGAGGAACGAAG GATGCAAAAAGACTTTGAAAACAGTAATGAGAAAGTTACTCCAGCTGCAATAtgtattcaaaaaatgtggCGAGGATATTATACAAGAAATAAGGATAAGGATGTTCAAGAGATGTTTAGAGTCTTACAGAATCAGCGCGCCAACAGTTACATTCa AAAACTCTCTTCTGATATGGAAACAACTAAGGCAGCTTTGGAGAGCGAAcgcaaaattcaaatgttgCAAACGGAGGCGATTAGTGCtttgtggaaaaaagtttcatcACTACACACTGTAAATCCTGACGGTAGTTCATGCAGCCTTAACATGACGAATTTGGCACCGAATAACTCCGAAGTGGTTCGAGAATTGGCTCAAACCTGTTCGGTTTTGCAAGAGCAG ATTCAACAACTTCAATACTCCATGCAAGACATCTTACGGGTAATGTCAATGTTTAATCAAAAGGCCGCCATTGGGCAACAATTAACTGACAACGGAATTGCTACGCAAACCGAAATCGTTGCCGTTCATACTCCTCAGGTAAA aaattgttatttttag
- the LOC136347255 gene encoding putative lipid scramblase CLPTM1: protein MSDPGNSHNSSSDLANPMPAVDNAANQNFQQNGQPQRQPTKMEYFLSIAKSLLIRGLIIYAVSSFFRTPKPQPLTNTGQSGPAIQARNIFPEGTPLTLYVYLTESDVLDNFHHSNLFWIKENIVYGDWTAGFNKDGIFEIEKNVSITENMKNNGSLYFHTFITRLGNSPDPKAKNYDIDQTAYAVKQLNRFKKLQASKTKNLLTGETEQAPVEDGKIISHWHPNFTINLITDQSVWTFGAVPAPLDQYIKFTDDFKHYKPIVYPNDYWNMARDYKPLNETYSLKVTFQPLSLFKWQLYAAQAMKNSMFNMWDSGENSNSDEEQDTIKETLLDTNPYLLGITIAVSLLHSIFEILAFKNDIQFWNNRNSLEGLSVRSVFFGVFQSVVVLLYILDNETNVMVKLSCFVGLGIELWKILKVVDVKFENGKIKFADKGSYVESSTKQYDELAFKYLSWLCFPLFAGYCVYALLYLEHKGWYSFVLDILYGYLLTFGFIMMTPQLFINYKLKSVAHLPWRMLTYKFLNTFIDDMFAFVIKMPTMYRLGCFRDDIIFLIFLYQKWMYPVDKTRRNEFGYSAEQEEQKAVESKEEKPVDSNGEAVPAIENKKDQ, encoded by the exons TTTCAGCAAAATGGACAACCTCAAAGACAACCaacaaaaatggaatattttctttcaattgcTAAATCTCTTTTAATAAGAGGTTTGATTATCTATGCAGTATCTTCCTTCTTTAGAACACCAAAACCTCAGCCTCTAACTAATACCGGGCAGTCAGGGCCGGCTATACAAGCCAGGAATATTTTCCCTGAAGGCACACCGCTGACGCTTTATGTTTACCTCACAGAATCAGACGTTCTTGACAACTTTCACCATTCTAATTTGTTTTGGATTAAAGAGAATATAGTGTATGGTGATTGGACAGCTGGCTTCAATAAAGATGGAATTTTTGAGATTGAGAAAAATGTCTCCATTACGgagaatatgaaaaataatggtTCTCTGTATTTTCATACCTTTATTACAAGGTTAGGAAATAGTCCCGATCCAAAGGCCAAAAATTATGATATAGACCAAACAGCTTATGCGGTTAAGCAGCTTAATAG atttaaaaaactcCAAGCCAGTAAAACCAAAAATCTGTTGACTGGGGAAACCGAGCAGGCACCTGTTGAAGATGGAAAAATAATATCCCATTGGCACCCCAACTTTACTATCAACCTCATAACAGACCAATCAGTCTGGACTTTCGGAGCTGTACCAGCTCCTCTTGATCAGTACATAAAGTTTACTGATGATTTCAAACATTACAAGCCCATAGTGTACCCTAATGATTATTGGAACATGGCGCGAGATTATAAGCCCTTGAACGAGACTTACTCACTTAAAGTGACATTCCAGCCTTTAAGCTTGTTTAAGTGGCAATTGTATGCCGCCCAAGCCATGAAGAATAGTATGTTTAATATGTGGGATAGCGGTGAAAATAGCAACAGTGATGAAGAGCAAGATACCATTAAAGAGACCCTCTTAGATACCAATCCCTATTTGCTGGGTATAACAATTGCCGTGTCTCTCTTACattcgatttttgaaattttggcctTTAAAAATGACATTCAATTCTGGAATAATAGGAATTCACTCGAAGGTCTATCAGTTCGATCTGTTTTTTTCGGAGTGTTTCAAAGTGTTGTTGTTTTGCTTTACATATTGGACAACGAAACGAATGTCATGGTAAAATTATCTTGTTTCGTGGGATTGGGAATTGAGctgtggaaaatattaaaggtCGTAGacgtgaaatttgaaaatgggaaaattaaatttgcagaTAAGGGGTCATATGTGGAATCTAGTACTAAGCAATACGACGAACTTGCTTTTAAATACCTCTCATGGTTATGTTTCCCATTGTTCGCCGGATACTGCGTTTATGCTTTACTCTATCTTGAGCATAAGGGTTGGTATTCATTTGTCTTGGACATTCTTTATGGGTACTTGTTAACATTCGGGTTTATAATGATGACCCCTCAATTGTTCATAAATTACAAGCTGAAATCAGTCGCACACTTGCCGTGGAGGATGCTAACTTACAAGTTCCTCAATACATTTATAGACGATATGTTTGCATTCGTGATTAAAATGCCTACCATGTACCGCCTAGGTTGCTTCCGAGACGACATTATATTCCTCATATTTTTGTACCAAAAATGGATGTATCCAGTAGATAAAACCCGTAGAAATGAGTTTGGCTATTCCGCTGAGCAGGAGGAACAGAAGGCTGTTGAAAGCAAGGAAGAAAAGCCCGTCGATAGCAATGGGGAAGCAGTTCCTGCCATTGAGAATAAGAAAGAccagtaa
- the Cep97 gene encoding centrosomal protein of 97 kDa isoform X2: protein MYGVCRLHNLHTLNLSNNGILMIEGLKELIGLKWLCLSGNSVKTIEHLNTNINLEHLDLSENSITHVSDLSFLKNLKNLFLHKNKINHLGQCDRFLPASLTTLTLANNNIGDLNEISRLGHLVNLTKISIANNPCVNMTGSNIGFDYRPFVINWCLNVNVIDDYVVDAIESLRAEWLYSQGRGRNFRIGDQRELVNYLATVCPLTGETLETEEDRKLRLILSKAQHHQQQLREQSSNSSPQPSPASKKRMQQNRNSPRLNSSRASSRIKSPDRMSLSCYNILTGSGDHDNSSIMTQSLDASILRQSIAKNMTESLSNFPTPDRLRDAAPINSPLQAVTKMVPVPESLMSPDYRPPPLIEKMNRTQKTQVSSNSPTKVKQTEVVRSPKFNRVSSSSSRSQISESGRKDRGTPSPNRQRKIVDSNLRREVNKKPSILRAKSPSSEDESELYDSKLERIQLKAEERRMQKDFENSNEKVTPAAICIQKMWRGYYTRNKDKDVQEMFRVLQNQRANSYIQKLSSDMETTKAALESERKIQMLQTEAISALWKKVSSLHTVNPDGSSCSLNMTNLAPNNSEVVRELAQTCSVLQEQIQQLQYSMQDILRVMSMFNQKAAIGQQLTDNGIATQTEIVAVHTPQGEAGKIFPFQKQHLQQSRPSSLPLPVSQRKKENVETGQVNKELRQFAGTLVDGVIRTVSENVDTQEPQSAEPEPKEDYTVEDAENEDSNISVEET, encoded by the exons ATGTATGGTGTCTGCCGGCTTCACAACTTGCACACTTTAAACCTCAGCAACAATGGAATTCTCATGATTGAAGGGCTAAAGGAGCTTATTGGGCTTAAATGGCTTTGTCTGTCGGGCAACAGCGTTAAG ACCATTGAGCATTTAAATACTAACATCAACTTAGAACATTTGGATTTGTCAGAGAACAGCATTACACACGTCAGTGATCTTTCATTTCTTAAGaatttaaag aatttgtttttacataaaaataaaataaatcatttaggACAATGTGACCGCTTCTTGCCAGCAAGTCTAACAACACTAACCCTAGCTAATAATAATATTGgggatttaaatgaaatttctagGCTTGGACACCTAGTCAATTTAACCAAAATATCAATTGCTAATAATCCTTGTGTCAATATGACTGGCAGTAACAT AGGTTTTGACTATAGACCCTTTGTCATAAACTGGTGCTTAAATGTTAATGTAATTGACGACTATGTTGTGGATGCCATTGAAAG TTTAAGGGCAGAGTGGTTATATTCTCAAGGCAGgggaagaaattttagaattggTGACCAAAGAGAACTTGTCAACTACTTAGCCACTGTCTGTCCTTTAACAGGAGAGACACTGGAAACTGAGGAGGACAGGAAGTTAAGATTAATCCTAAGCAAGGCTCAACATCATCAACAACAGCTAAGAGAACAATCTTCTAACT CTTCACCGCAACCATCCCCTGCCAGCAAAAAGAGAATGCAGCAAAATAGAAATTCGCCTAGATTAAATT CTTCCCGAGCCTCAAGTCGTATTAAATCTCCCGATCGAATGTCTCTGAGTTGTTACAATATTTTAACCGGTAGCGGAGATCATGATAACAGTTCTATAATGACGCAAAGTTTGGACGCTTCAATATTGAGACAGAGTATTGCGAAAAATATGACAGAGTCGTTGAGCAATTTTCCCACACCTGACAGACTTCGAG ATGCAGCGCCGATAAACAGTCCGTTGCAGGCAGTGACTAAAATGGTTCCAGTACCGGAAAGTCTTATGAGTCCCGATTACAGACCTCCgcctttaattgaaaaaatgaacagaACGCAAAAGACGCAGGTTTCTAGCAATTCACCCACCAAAGTAAAGCAAACTGAAGTTGTTCGGTCACCTAAGTTCAATAGGGTGTCTTCATCATCCTCAAGGTCACAGATCAGTGAGAGTGGAAGGAAAGATCGTGGAACACCATCTCCTAACaggcaaagaaaaattgtggATTCTAATTTGAG aagaGAAGTGAACAAGAAACCTTCAATTTTGCGGGCCAAATCTCCCAGCAGTGAAGATGAGTCTGAGTTATATGATTCGAAGCTTGAAAGAATTCAATTGAAAGCTGAGGAACGAAG GATGCAAAAAGACTTTGAAAACAGTAATGAGAAAGTTACTCCAGCTGCAATAtgtattcaaaaaatgtggCGAGGATATTATACAAGAAATAAGGATAAGGATGTTCAAGAGATGTTTAGAGTCTTACAGAATCAGCGCGCCAACAGTTACATTCa AAAACTCTCTTCTGATATGGAAACAACTAAGGCAGCTTTGGAGAGCGAAcgcaaaattcaaatgttgCAAACGGAGGCGATTAGTGCtttgtggaaaaaagtttcatcACTACACACTGTAAATCCTGACGGTAGTTCATGCAGCCTTAACATGACGAATTTGGCACCGAATAACTCCGAAGTGGTTCGAGAATTGGCTCAAACCTGTTCGGTTTTGCAAGAGCAG ATTCAACAACTTCAATACTCCATGCAAGACATCTTACGGGTAATGTCAATGTTTAATCAAAAGGCCGCCATTGGGCAACAATTAACTGACAACGGAATTGCTACGCAAACCGAAATCGTTGCCGTTCATACTCCTCAG ggGGAGGCAGggaaaatttttcctttccaAAAGCAGCATTTGCAGCAGTCACGACCTTCTTCTTTGCCATTGCCTGTCagccaaagaaaaaaggagAATGTTGAAACTGGACAAGTAAATAAAGAATTGCGTCAGTTTGCCGGAACATTGGTCGATGGTGTTATACGAACTGTATCTGAAAACGTTGACACACAg GAACCACAATCGGCAGAACCAGAACCGAAAGAAGATTACACGGTTGAAGACGCTGAAAACGAAGACAGTAATATTTCTGTCGAGGAAACGTAG